The proteins below are encoded in one region of Deltaproteobacteria bacterium:
- a CDS encoding phosphopentomutase, which produces MGRFVAIVIDSLGAGELPDAATYGDAGANTVGNCARKVGGLRIPNLQSWGLGNITGIAGCPRTDSPRAAFGRMAEQSQGKDTTTGHWEMMGVVLQRGFTTFPRGFPKELMDEWLRLSGAPGFLGNRPASGTVILDELGEEHLRTGMPIVYTSADSVFQIAAQEQKVPLQTLYAWCDAARSVGKRYGLARVIARPFVGDAKGRFKRTYNRRDFSQPPPKGTVLDSLSQKGVRTVGLGKIPDIYDGQGIAESVHTEGNADGLRRTAEMLKSMLPGFLFVNLVDTDMLYGHRRDPDGYARALAEIDAALPSIASQLRKDDLLVLTADHGNDPTFPGSDHTREYVPLLAYSPRRATGADLGTRDSFADLGATVAEYFGLTAARGSSFLQAIT; this is translated from the coding sequence ATGGGCCGCTTCGTTGCGATCGTGATCGATTCCCTGGGCGCCGGCGAGCTCCCGGACGCTGCAACGTACGGCGACGCCGGCGCGAACACGGTGGGAAACTGCGCCCGGAAGGTCGGCGGACTCCGGATTCCGAATCTGCAGTCATGGGGGCTGGGCAATATTACCGGGATCGCCGGCTGCCCGCGGACCGATTCCCCGCGTGCTGCTTTCGGCCGCATGGCGGAGCAGTCGCAGGGCAAGGACACCACCACCGGGCACTGGGAAATGATGGGGGTGGTGCTGCAGCGCGGATTCACCACGTTCCCGCGCGGATTCCCGAAGGAGCTGATGGACGAATGGCTGCGCCTCTCCGGGGCGCCCGGCTTCCTCGGCAACCGGCCGGCGAGCGGCACCGTCATCCTCGACGAGTTGGGCGAGGAGCACCTCCGCACCGGGATGCCCATCGTCTACACCAGCGCGGACAGCGTCTTCCAGATCGCCGCGCAGGAGCAGAAGGTCCCGCTCCAGACGCTGTACGCCTGGTGCGACGCCGCTCGTTCCGTCGGCAAGCGCTATGGGCTGGCGCGCGTCATCGCGCGGCCGTTCGTCGGCGACGCGAAGGGAAGGTTCAAGCGCACCTACAATCGCCGGGACTTCTCGCAGCCGCCACCGAAGGGAACGGTCCTGGATAGCCTGTCGCAGAAGGGCGTGCGGACCGTGGGGCTGGGCAAGATCCCCGACATCTACGACGGCCAAGGCATCGCCGAGTCGGTGCACACCGAGGGAAATGCGGACGGACTGCGCAGGACCGCGGAAATGCTGAAGTCGATGCTGCCGGGCTTCCTCTTCGTCAACCTGGTCGATACCGACATGCTCTATGGCCATCGGCGGGATCCCGACGGGTACGCTCGTGCGCTGGCGGAGATCGACGCCGCGCTCCCTTCCATCGCCTCGCAGCTGCGCAAAGACGATCTGCTGGTGCTCACCGCGGACCACGGCAATGATCCGACCTTCCCCGGCAGCGACCACACCCGCGAGTACGTTCCCTTGCTCGCATATTCGCCGCGGCGCGCGACCGGCGCGGATCTCGGGACGCGCGACAGCTTCGCCGATCTGGGAGCGACGGTGGCGGAATACTTCGGCCTCACGGCGGCGCGCGGAAGCAGCTTCCTGCAGGCAATCACATGA
- a CDS encoding ABC transporter ATP-binding protein, with amino-acid sequence MAPGEVLALVGENGAGKSTLVSVACGLYRADAGTVSAFGRQLPPGDPRAAIDAGIGVVYQHFMLVGPLTVWENAVLGREPRRLGFIDRRRSRREAADVAARLGLAIDVDARVETLSVAAQQRVEILKQLWRGARALILDEPTALLSPQESAELMRTVRALAAEGRAVLFISHKLREVLAVADRIAVIRRGNILRAAAPRSRTDTAALADLMMGGAPAVVARSSPSRMLPQPGIVLRARELTCSSDRGLPALRGVSFDVRSGEVVGVAGVDGNGQTELAEAIAGLRSAGGLLSLDGDTSFHRSPAAARRAGMAHLPEDRRRLALCGSLSVEENLALGHHSSPPYARGFLIDRPGRRAMAQRLIAEFDVRTPDPSARAADLSGGNQQKLVAARELSGGPPPRLIVAVHPTRGLDPRASRRVHEALFAAQRGGAAILVVSLDLDELRELCHRILVLFDGRIAGEAAPDASDEQLGRMMLGQVPAVA; translated from the coding sequence ATGGCGCCCGGAGAAGTCCTGGCGCTCGTGGGCGAGAACGGGGCCGGCAAGTCGACGCTGGTTTCCGTCGCCTGCGGGCTGTACCGCGCCGACGCCGGGACGGTGAGCGCTTTCGGACGGCAGCTGCCGCCGGGCGACCCGCGGGCGGCGATCGACGCCGGGATCGGCGTCGTCTACCAGCACTTCATGCTGGTCGGACCGCTCACGGTCTGGGAGAACGCCGTCCTGGGACGGGAGCCGAGGCGCCTCGGCTTCATCGACCGGCGTCGATCCCGCCGCGAGGCGGCCGACGTTGCGGCCAGGCTCGGGCTCGCCATCGACGTCGACGCCCGCGTCGAGACGCTATCGGTCGCCGCGCAGCAGCGCGTCGAGATCCTCAAGCAGCTCTGGCGCGGCGCACGCGCTCTCATCCTCGACGAGCCGACTGCCCTGCTCTCACCCCAGGAATCGGCCGAATTGATGCGGACAGTCCGCGCGCTCGCGGCCGAGGGGCGTGCGGTACTCTTCATCTCGCACAAGCTGCGCGAGGTTCTCGCCGTCGCCGACCGGATCGCCGTCATCCGCCGAGGCAACATTCTCAGGGCAGCGGCGCCGCGCTCGAGGACGGACACTGCCGCTCTGGCCGACCTGATGATGGGGGGTGCGCCCGCCGTCGTCGCCAGATCGTCGCCGTCACGGATGCTCCCGCAACCCGGGATCGTGCTGCGCGCCCGCGAGCTGACCTGCTCTTCCGACCGGGGCTTGCCAGCCCTTCGGGGCGTCTCCTTCGACGTCCGGAGCGGAGAGGTCGTCGGCGTCGCCGGCGTCGACGGCAATGGCCAGACCGAGCTTGCGGAAGCGATCGCAGGACTGCGATCCGCCGGCGGCCTGCTGTCCCTGGACGGCGACACGTCTTTCCACCGGAGCCCGGCTGCTGCTCGCCGCGCGGGCATGGCGCACCTGCCGGAAGACCGGCGGCGCCTCGCGCTCTGCGGCTCCCTCAGCGTCGAGGAGAACCTTGCCCTCGGGCACCACTCTTCGCCTCCATACGCGCGCGGGTTCCTCATCGATCGCCCCGGCCGCCGCGCGATGGCACAGAGGTTGATCGCAGAATTCGACGTCCGCACGCCGGATCCATCCGCGCGGGCGGCAGATCTCTCCGGCGGCAACCAGCAGAAGCTCGTCGCTGCACGGGAGCTGTCCGGAGGTCCCCCGCCGCGCCTGATCGTGGCCGTCCACCCGACGCGCGGCCTGGATCCCCGGGCGAGCCGCCGCGTGCATGAGGCGCTCTTCGCGGCACAGCGAGGCGGGGCGGCGATCCTCGTCGTCTCCCTCGACCTCGACGAGCTCCGCGAGCTGTGTCACCGCATCCTCGTCCTCTTCGACGGGCGCATCGCCGGCGAGGCAGCGCCGGATGCCAGCGACGAGCAGCTGGGCCGGATGATGTTGGGCCAGGTGCCCGCGGTTGCCTGA
- a CDS encoding ABC transporter permease, which translates to MAALLVSLLVSFLAIAVSGRDAVSGFADLVSGAFGGIGPLGETAIKSAVLILTGLSVAVAFTVGLFNIGAEGQLIWGGLAAAVVGQIDVPGAMVWSLAAAALAGALWGLLPGWLKVRRGVHEVISTILLNWIAIHLVQGWLVPGPLGAPGSGATVSVAGTEPIVAAARLPRLFFGSRLDLGFPLALLAAAAVWWLLTRTWRGFEWRAVGTGRDAARASGVPADRRICEGMALSGALAGLGGALLILGTEHKYPGVFRTGYGFDGIAVALVGGGTALGTTAAAIVFGALRAGATRLQLVGIHPSFAELTQGLAVLLVAAPRLFLPLLARLRGRPAAAASDPPIPTVQP; encoded by the coding sequence ATCGCCGCGCTTCTCGTCTCGCTTCTGGTCAGCTTCCTCGCCATCGCGGTTTCCGGAAGGGATGCCGTCTCGGGATTCGCCGATCTGGTCTCCGGCGCCTTCGGAGGGATTGGTCCGCTGGGCGAGACCGCCATCAAGTCCGCCGTCCTGATCCTCACCGGGCTTTCGGTGGCGGTCGCCTTCACCGTCGGGCTGTTCAACATCGGCGCCGAGGGTCAGCTCATCTGGGGCGGGCTTGCCGCCGCGGTGGTCGGCCAGATCGACGTCCCGGGAGCGATGGTCTGGAGCCTCGCGGCCGCGGCCCTCGCCGGCGCCCTGTGGGGACTGCTGCCGGGCTGGCTCAAAGTGCGCCGCGGCGTTCACGAGGTGATCAGCACCATCCTGCTCAACTGGATTGCCATTCATCTCGTGCAGGGGTGGCTCGTTCCGGGGCCCCTCGGCGCTCCCGGATCGGGAGCCACGGTGAGCGTCGCCGGGACGGAGCCGATCGTCGCCGCCGCCAGGCTGCCGCGACTCTTCTTCGGAAGTCGGCTCGATCTCGGATTCCCGCTCGCGTTGCTCGCCGCTGCCGCCGTCTGGTGGCTGCTGACGCGCACCTGGCGTGGCTTCGAGTGGCGAGCCGTCGGAACCGGCCGCGATGCGGCTCGCGCCAGCGGGGTTCCCGCGGACCGCCGCATCTGCGAGGGCATGGCTCTCTCCGGGGCCCTGGCTGGCCTCGGCGGCGCCCTGCTCATCCTTGGAACGGAGCACAAGTACCCGGGTGTCTTTCGAACCGGCTACGGCTTCGACGGCATCGCGGTCGCGCTGGTGGGCGGCGGAACGGCCCTGGGCACGACCGCCGCGGCGATCGTCTTCGGCGCGCTTCGCGCCGGAGCCACCCGCCTGCAGCTCGTCGGCATCCATCCTTCGTTTGCGGAGTTGACGCAGGGCCTCGCGGTGCTCCTGGTCGCGGCCCCTCGCCTGTTCCTGCCGCTGCTCGCGCGCCTGCGCGGACGCCCCGCTGCCGCGGCCAGCGATCCTCCGATTCCGACGGTGCAGCCGTGA
- a CDS encoding BMP family ABC transporter substrate-binding protein, with translation MKGLALCCCFLALLGCRKKQVPRTMGLALDVGGRGDQSFNDGALRGLEVMAAGLRYTARGYERLGEEEYRSMLAPDLRGQPYPHLAIPPPLVLSGKAQEDYEPNLQLLVDQGAELVIAVGFMMEPATRSVAARNPKTRFLLIDSPVLDASGKPTTAPNVRSVVFREHEGTFLAGALAGRLTRSKVGFVGGMQLPLIRKFETGFRAGVRQVNPAVEILVAYTGTFDDERKGIEVGHDLYRRGCDIVFHAAGLDGLGVIKAAQQAGKLVIGVDSDQSHVAPANVLTSMVKHVDVAVYLAVKDVLDGKFSGGDVVLGLAEGGVGLAPIGPMISGAERAAAVVELDRLRAQIVAGRLAVPATLEDLAKSAAARQ, from the coding sequence ATGAAAGGACTCGCGCTGTGCTGCTGCTTCCTCGCGTTGCTCGGTTGCCGGAAGAAGCAGGTCCCGCGCACGATGGGCCTCGCGCTGGACGTGGGAGGCCGCGGCGATCAGTCCTTCAACGACGGCGCCTTGCGCGGGCTCGAGGTCATGGCTGCCGGCCTCCGCTACACGGCGCGCGGATACGAGCGCCTCGGGGAGGAGGAATACCGCTCGATGCTGGCGCCGGATCTGCGCGGCCAGCCGTACCCTCACCTGGCCATCCCGCCGCCGCTGGTGCTCTCCGGCAAGGCGCAGGAGGACTACGAGCCGAACCTGCAACTCCTCGTCGATCAAGGCGCGGAGCTGGTCATCGCCGTCGGGTTCATGATGGAGCCCGCAACGCGGTCGGTGGCGGCGCGCAACCCGAAGACGCGCTTTCTCCTCATCGACAGCCCCGTGCTGGACGCGTCCGGCAAGCCGACCACCGCCCCCAACGTGCGCTCAGTCGTCTTCCGCGAGCATGAAGGCACGTTTCTCGCCGGAGCGCTCGCCGGACGATTGACGCGGTCGAAGGTAGGATTCGTCGGCGGAATGCAGCTCCCTCTGATCCGAAAGTTCGAGACCGGGTTTCGCGCGGGCGTGCGACAGGTGAATCCGGCGGTGGAGATCCTCGTCGCGTATACGGGCACGTTCGACGACGAGCGGAAGGGAATCGAGGTGGGGCATGACCTCTACCGGCGCGGCTGCGACATCGTGTTCCACGCCGCGGGTCTCGACGGACTCGGCGTGATCAAGGCGGCGCAGCAGGCGGGAAAGCTGGTGATCGGCGTCGACAGCGATCAGTCGCACGTCGCGCCCGCGAACGTCCTCACCAGCATGGTGAAGCACGTCGACGTGGCCGTTTATCTGGCGGTGAAAGACGTGCTCGACGGGAAGTTTTCCGGCGGCGACGTGGTCCTCGGGCTCGCCGAAGGCGGGGTTGGCCTGGCGCCGATCGGACCGATGATCAGCGGAGCCGAGCGGGCCGCCGCAGTGGTCGAGCTGGACCGGCTTCGCGCGCAGATCGTCGCCGGCCGGTTGGCCGTCCCGGCAACGCTCGAGGATCTGGCGAAATCCGCGGCGGCCAGGCAGTGA
- a CDS encoding ABC transporter permease produces the protein MNLILDFAPPLVFAALGGVLSERAGVVNIGLEGMMRFGAFAAAAGSIVSGSPWIGLACGALAGAAAAAVHALLSLRFRADQVVSGIALNLVALGLVTYLLQSIFGSSGVSPNAASLPRDGFGHSALAYAALIAPLVFHLWLLRTPAGLRVRAIGEHPIATATLGIRVLRLRAACVLSSGALAGIGGATLSVGILGQFDSRMPAGQGFMALAAMVFGRWTPLGAAAAAFLFSAAEALQRQLSFSLHAADLRLEGIFLALPYALTLLLLALRVGRTRAPAADGVPYDPEDQAVQP, from the coding sequence GTGAACCTCATCCTCGACTTCGCGCCGCCTCTGGTGTTCGCCGCCTTGGGTGGCGTGCTCAGCGAGCGCGCAGGAGTCGTGAACATCGGGCTGGAAGGGATGATGCGCTTCGGTGCCTTCGCGGCAGCGGCAGGCTCGATCGTCTCGGGCTCCCCCTGGATCGGTCTCGCCTGCGGCGCGCTCGCGGGAGCTGCCGCTGCCGCAGTCCACGCCTTGCTGTCGTTGCGCTTCCGGGCCGACCAGGTGGTCAGCGGAATCGCGCTGAACCTGGTCGCGTTGGGGCTCGTGACCTACCTCTTGCAGTCGATCTTCGGATCGAGCGGCGTGAGCCCAAACGCGGCTTCGCTGCCTCGCGACGGCTTCGGACATTCGGCGCTTGCCTACGCGGCATTGATCGCGCCCCTCGTCTTCCATCTCTGGCTTTTGCGGACGCCAGCCGGACTGCGGGTCCGGGCGATCGGCGAGCATCCAATCGCCACCGCTACGCTCGGGATTCGCGTGCTGCGCCTGCGCGCGGCGTGTGTCCTCTCCAGCGGCGCCCTCGCCGGCATCGGCGGCGCGACGCTCTCCGTCGGGATCCTCGGCCAGTTCGATTCGCGCATGCCCGCCGGGCAAGGATTCATGGCCCTGGCGGCAATGGTCTTCGGAAGATGGACTCCGCTCGGAGCGGCGGCCGCGGCATTCCTGTTCTCCGCCGCGGAGGCGCTGCAACGGCAGCTTTCGTTCTCGCTGCATGCCGCCGATCTGCGCCTGGAAGGAATCTTCCTTGCCCTGCCTTATGCGCTGACGCTGCTGCTGCTCGCTTTGCGCGTCGGCCGCACGCGTGCTCCTGCCGCCGACGGCGTCCCATACGACCCCGAGGACCAGGCCGTTCAGCCCTGA
- the hemF gene encoding oxygen-dependent coproporphyrinogen oxidase codes for MQGFREEVEQRFRELRNRIVARLQELEGSAATFRRTAWQRPGGGGGEMSELRGELFEKAGCNFSAVQGPSFPAAPPGAAPPARGDDVRPPTPEEITGKPFFATGVSLVLHPKNPFVPIVHMNVRYLEAGDSAWFGGGMDLTPFRPFPEDTAHFHGVLQQTCGAERYARFSQWAREYFFIAHRNAERGVGGIFFDYLRGKEQRELVERVGDAFLPAYVPIVERRRGLPWTDDDRAEQLRWRGRYVEFNLIYDRGTLFGLKSGGNVDAIFMSLPPLVSW; via the coding sequence ATGCAGGGCTTCCGCGAGGAGGTTGAGCAGCGGTTCCGCGAGCTGCGGAACCGCATCGTCGCGCGGCTCCAGGAGCTGGAGGGATCGGCGGCGACTTTCCGCCGCACCGCCTGGCAGCGCCCGGGCGGAGGCGGCGGAGAGATGAGCGAGCTCCGCGGCGAGCTGTTCGAGAAAGCCGGCTGCAATTTCTCCGCAGTGCAGGGGCCGAGCTTCCCGGCGGCGCCTCCCGGCGCGGCGCCGCCGGCGCGCGGGGATGACGTTCGTCCCCCGACCCCCGAAGAGATCACCGGCAAGCCCTTCTTTGCCACCGGCGTGTCGCTCGTGCTGCATCCGAAGAATCCGTTCGTGCCCATCGTCCACATGAACGTGCGTTATCTGGAAGCCGGCGATTCGGCGTGGTTTGGCGGCGGCATGGATCTGACGCCGTTCCGGCCCTTCCCGGAGGACACCGCGCACTTCCACGGCGTGCTGCAGCAGACCTGCGGGGCGGAACGGTACGCGCGCTTCTCGCAATGGGCGCGCGAGTACTTCTTCATCGCCCACCGCAACGCCGAGCGCGGGGTAGGAGGCATCTTCTTCGATTATCTGCGCGGGAAGGAGCAACGCGAGCTGGTCGAGCGCGTCGGCGACGCGTTTCTCCCGGCATACGTTCCCATCGTCGAGCGCCGTCGCGGGCTTCCCTGGACCGACGACGATCGCGCCGAGCAGCTCCGCTGGCGCGGACGGTACGTCGAGTTCAACCTCATCTACGATCGCGGTACTCTCTTCGGCCTGAAGAGCGGCGGCAACGTCGACGCCATCTTCATGAGCCTCCCCCCGCTGGTGAGCTGGTAA
- a CDS encoding acyl-CoA thioesterase: MTDEPRETAPRPLLEELFRFSHGHRVRYDEVDAQGIVGNASWLNLIQLGRIEYLRYLGLMLEGGSRSPVQAVVRRGVVDYLAPARFDDALAIRVRTAHLGNRSARLEYIVDNIDTGLRPVTAETVIVCVEMATMRSIAWPEFWRQRVMELEGENVRVGQG; the protein is encoded by the coding sequence ATGACGGACGAGCCCCGCGAGACGGCGCCCAGGCCGCTGCTCGAGGAGCTGTTCCGCTTCAGCCACGGGCACCGCGTGCGCTACGACGAAGTGGACGCGCAGGGGATCGTCGGCAACGCGAGCTGGCTCAACCTCATTCAGCTCGGGAGGATCGAGTACCTGCGCTACCTCGGCCTGATGCTCGAAGGGGGTTCGCGTTCACCGGTGCAGGCGGTGGTCCGGCGGGGGGTCGTCGACTACCTCGCCCCCGCGCGCTTCGACGACGCTCTCGCGATCCGCGTGCGCACCGCGCATCTGGGAAACCGGAGCGCGCGACTCGAGTACATCGTCGACAACATCGATACCGGCCTGCGGCCGGTGACCGCGGAGACCGTCATCGTCTGCGTCGAGATGGCCACCATGCGGAGCATCGCCTGGCCCGAGTTCTGGCGGCAGCGTGTGATGGAGCTGGAAGGCGAGAACGTGCGCGTCGGTCAGGGCTGA
- the deoC gene encoding deoxyribose-phosphate aldolase: MADRPVIGSNRDLATYIDHTLLRPDATREDLIRLCDEARSYGFATVCVTARKVALCARLLEGCRTRPIAVVGFPSGTESTQAKVAEAQEAIGAGAAEIDMVLHVGRLQAKDYAYVEADIRAVVAVAGPRPVKVILETGALNHSGKVIGCALAKAAGAAFVKTSTGFGPGGATVEDVALMRQVVGDDFGVKASGGVRTAADARRMLEAGANRLGTSASVAIVTGE; this comes from the coding sequence ATGGCCGATCGGCCCGTCATCGGGAGCAACCGGGATCTGGCGACGTACATCGACCATACCCTGCTCAGACCCGACGCCACTCGCGAGGACCTGATCAGGCTCTGTGACGAGGCGCGCAGCTACGGATTCGCCACGGTTTGTGTTACGGCGCGCAAGGTCGCGCTGTGCGCCCGCCTGCTCGAAGGCTGCCGCACCCGGCCCATTGCGGTGGTGGGATTTCCCTCCGGCACGGAGAGCACGCAGGCGAAGGTTGCCGAGGCCCAGGAAGCGATCGGCGCCGGCGCGGCGGAGATCGACATGGTGCTGCACGTCGGCCGGCTGCAGGCGAAGGACTACGCTTACGTGGAAGCCGACATTCGCGCGGTCGTGGCAGTGGCAGGACCGCGTCCGGTCAAGGTGATCCTGGAGACCGGCGCGCTCAACCATTCCGGGAAGGTGATCGGATGCGCGCTTGCGAAAGCGGCCGGCGCGGCGTTCGTCAAGACCAGCACCGGATTCGGCCCGGGCGGAGCCACGGTCGAAGACGTCGCGTTGATGCGACAAGTGGTCGGCGACGACTTCGGCGTCAAGGCGAGTGGCGGCGTGCGGACGGCCGCCGACGCGCGCAGGATGCTGGAAGCAGGCGCGAACCGGCTTGGAACCAGCGCCAGCGTCGCGATCGTCACTGGAGAGTAG
- the tsf gene encoding translation elongation factor Ts: MAEVTSAMVKDLREKTGAGMMDCKKALVESSGDVDKAITWLREKGLATAGKKAGRSATEGAVGSYIHLGGKIGVLVEVNCETDFTARNEKFQALVKDIAMQIAWSNPRWLRREEVPAAELDQEKSVHRAQLREQGKPEAMLDKIIPGKIEKFYKEYCLLEQAFFRDPEGKRSVQDEINAAIAIIGENMQVRRFTRYALGEGLKKEQKDFAAEVSAAVSGQK; this comes from the coding sequence ATGGCAGAAGTGACTTCGGCGATGGTGAAGGACCTGCGCGAGAAGACCGGCGCGGGGATGATGGATTGCAAGAAGGCGCTGGTCGAATCGTCGGGCGACGTCGACAAGGCGATCACCTGGCTGCGCGAGAAGGGCCTCGCCACCGCCGGGAAGAAGGCGGGGCGGAGCGCGACCGAAGGCGCGGTTGGTTCCTACATCCACCTGGGCGGAAAGATCGGCGTGCTCGTCGAGGTGAACTGCGAGACCGACTTCACTGCCCGCAACGAGAAGTTCCAGGCGCTGGTGAAGGACATCGCGATGCAGATCGCCTGGAGCAATCCGAGGTGGCTGCGCCGCGAAGAGGTGCCCGCGGCGGAGCTCGATCAGGAGAAGAGCGTTCACCGCGCGCAGCTTCGCGAGCAGGGCAAGCCGGAGGCGATGCTCGACAAGATCATCCCCGGGAAGATCGAGAAGTTCTACAAGGAGTACTGCCTGCTCGAGCAGGCCTTCTTCCGCGACCCGGAAGGGAAGCGCTCGGTCCAGGACGAGATCAACGCGGCCATCGCCATCATCGGCGAGAACATGCAGGTGCGCCGCTTCACGCGGTACGCCCTGGGCGAGGGCCTGAAGAAGGAACAGAAGGACTTCGCTGCCGAAGTCAGCGCGGCGGTCAGCGGACAGAAGTAG